A single genomic interval of bacterium harbors:
- a CDS encoding aldo/keto reductase, producing MRTRKLGDSGIELTEIGFGAWAIGGGNWEFTWGEQDDAASIAAIHKALDSGINWIDTAAVYGLGHSETIVGRAVRERGDNPFVATKCALQWDENRKVRGGMKYDSVKRECEASLSRLGFERIDLYQIHWPDPDEDIEEGWRAVCDLVKEGKVRFGGVSNFNVAQMSRVARIGKIASLQPPYSMLAPGVQDEILPYCGENGMGVVAYSPLACGVLTESFSREKVESLDPTDWRRTKNVNYGERLEQNLTMVDELRALARETGVTVQAIAVAWVLRRPEVTSAIVGFRSPEQVSETLAHLPEDVGEEVVRRAEEIRNNYR from the coding sequence ATGCGCACGCGCAAGCTTGGCGATTCGGGCATCGAATTGACGGAAATCGGATTTGGCGCCTGGGCGATCGGCGGCGGTAACTGGGAGTTCACGTGGGGCGAGCAGGACGACGCGGCATCGATCGCGGCGATCCACAAGGCGCTGGATTCGGGAATCAACTGGATCGACACGGCCGCGGTGTACGGCCTCGGGCATTCGGAAACGATCGTCGGCCGCGCGGTGCGCGAGCGCGGCGACAACCCCTTCGTGGCGACCAAATGCGCGCTGCAGTGGGATGAGAATCGCAAGGTTCGTGGCGGCATGAAATACGACTCGGTGAAACGCGAATGCGAGGCGAGCCTTTCGCGCCTGGGATTCGAGCGCATCGACCTCTACCAGATTCATTGGCCGGACCCGGACGAGGACATCGAGGAGGGATGGCGCGCCGTGTGCGACCTGGTGAAGGAGGGAAAGGTGCGTTTCGGGGGTGTGTCGAACTTCAACGTCGCGCAGATGAGCCGCGTCGCGCGGATCGGCAAAATCGCGAGCCTGCAACCGCCCTACAGCATGCTCGCCCCCGGCGTGCAGGACGAGATATTGCCGTATTGCGGTGAGAACGGCATGGGCGTCGTGGCGTATTCGCCGCTCGCGTGCGGCGTACTGACCGAAAGTTTTTCGCGCGAGAAGGTGGAGAGTCTGGACCCGACAGACTGGCGGCGCACGAAAAACGTCAACTACGGTGAAAGGCTCGAACAGAACCTGACGATGGTGGACGAACTGCGCGCGCTCGCGCGCGAGACCGGCGTGACGGTGCAGGCCATCGCCGTCGCGTGGGTGCTGCGTCGCCCGGAGGTGACAAGCGCCATCGTCGGATTCCGTAGTCCGGAGCAGGTCAGCGAGACGCTCGCGCACCTGCCGGAGGATGTCGGCGAGGAGGTGGTACGTCGCGCGGAGGAGATTCGGAACAACTACAGGTAG
- a CDS encoding cupin domain-containing protein: MSEIKIRKATDDDLERLGVSDWATWTCKPSTFDWEYRDKETCYVLEGEVRVKTGAGEVSFGAGDIVTFTKGLRCVWTVIKPVRKVYRFNVPGE; encoded by the coding sequence ATCCGAAAAGCGACCGACGACGACCTCGAGCGCCTGGGCGTTTCCGATTGGGCGACTTGGACCTGCAAACCCAGCACGTTCGATTGGGAATACCGCGACAAGGAAACCTGCTACGTGTTGGAGGGCGAGGTCCGCGTGAAGACCGGCGCCGGGGAGGTCTCGTTCGGCGCGGGCGATATCGTCACGTTCACGAAAGGTTTGCGCTGCGTGTGGACCGTCATCAAGCCGGTGCGGAAGGTCTACAGGTTCAACGTGCCGGGGGAGTAA